A region of Chitinophaga horti DNA encodes the following proteins:
- a CDS encoding TIM barrel protein yields MEIEKYKIEEHNQAASAAHKRAFDYISGEVKNAQAIIDKLAAFQVAIPSWALGTGGTRFGRFPGGGEPRSLEEKIEDIGLLHKLNQSSGAISLHIPWDIPKNASHIKALAAQHGIRFDAMNSNTFQDQPDQQHSYKFGSLQHVKKEVRQQAIDHNIEVINYGRELGSDSLTVWLSDGSCFPGQLNFRQAFQHTLSGLQEIYAALPSDWKMFVEYKAFEPNFYSTTVGDWGQSLLYASKLGPKAYTLVDLGHHHPNVNIEQIVSLLLMEGKLGGFHFNDSKYGDDDLTVGAIKPYQLFLIFNELVEGMDARGMDHATGLGWMIDASHNVKDPLEDLLQSVEAIMISYAQALMVDRKKLQEAQESNDVAAAQEVLQQAFRTDVRALVAEARLRAGGALNPLGVYRAEKVREHLIKERGLKTVATGL; encoded by the coding sequence ATGGAAATAGAAAAGTATAAGATAGAAGAGCACAACCAGGCTGCTTCGGCTGCGCACAAACGCGCTTTCGATTACATCAGCGGCGAGGTAAAGAACGCCCAGGCGATCATAGATAAACTGGCAGCGTTCCAGGTGGCGATTCCCAGCTGGGCATTAGGTACCGGTGGTACGCGCTTTGGCCGGTTCCCCGGTGGTGGCGAGCCACGCAGTCTCGAAGAAAAGATAGAAGATATCGGCCTGCTGCACAAACTGAACCAGAGCAGCGGCGCTATTTCCCTTCACATTCCGTGGGATATTCCAAAAAACGCATCTCACATCAAAGCACTGGCTGCCCAACATGGCATCCGCTTCGATGCGATGAACTCGAATACGTTCCAGGACCAGCCCGACCAGCAGCATAGCTACAAGTTCGGCTCCCTGCAGCATGTAAAGAAAGAGGTACGCCAGCAAGCGATTGACCATAACATTGAAGTGATCAACTATGGCCGTGAACTCGGGTCTGATTCACTCACCGTTTGGTTGTCGGACGGCTCCTGCTTTCCGGGACAACTGAATTTCCGCCAGGCTTTCCAGCACACGCTGAGCGGCCTGCAGGAGATTTATGCCGCCCTGCCATCGGACTGGAAAATGTTCGTGGAATACAAAGCATTTGAACCGAACTTTTATTCCACTACCGTCGGCGATTGGGGCCAGTCCTTGCTGTACGCCAGCAAACTGGGTCCTAAAGCGTATACCCTCGTAGACCTCGGTCACCACCATCCGAACGTGAACATCGAACAAATTGTGTCGCTGTTGCTGATGGAAGGTAAACTCGGTGGCTTCCACTTTAACGATTCCAAGTATGGTGATGACGACCTGACCGTAGGCGCCATTAAACCTTACCAGTTGTTCCTCATCTTCAACGAACTCGTGGAAGGTATGGATGCCCGTGGTATGGACCATGCCACTGGTTTAGGCTGGATGATCGACGCATCTCACAATGTGAAAGATCCGTTGGAAGATTTATTGCAGTCTGTGGAAGCGATCATGATCTCTTATGCGCAGGCCCTGATGGTCGACCGTAAAAAACTCCAGGAAGCCCAGGAGAGCAATGATGTAGCCGCCGCCCAGGAAGTGCTGCAACAGGCTTTCCGTACAGATGTGCGTGCATTGGTGGCAGAGGCCCGTTTGCGTGCAGGCGGTGCGTTAAATCCGCTCGGCGTGTACAGGGCTGAAAAAGTGAGAGAACACCTCATCAAAGAGAGGGGCTTGAAAACGGTAGCTACAGGCTTGTAG
- the rhaM gene encoding L-rhamnose mutarotase: protein MERVSNKMKLKEGMAEEYKRRHDELWPELQGLLKASGISDYAIFLDEETHILFATLKVENKAALDKLPAEAVMQRWWKYMSDIMDTNPDNSPVSIPLKEVFYLP from the coding sequence ATGGAACGCGTATCCAACAAAATGAAACTCAAAGAGGGGATGGCGGAGGAGTATAAAAGACGCCACGATGAGCTTTGGCCCGAATTACAAGGGTTGCTCAAAGCCAGTGGAATTAGCGACTACGCCATCTTCCTCGACGAGGAAACCCATATACTGTTTGCTACCTTAAAGGTGGAAAACAAAGCTGCGCTGGACAAACTGCCCGCAGAAGCGGTGATGCAACGCTGGTGGAAGTACATGAGTGACATCATGGACACTAACCCGGATAATTCTCCCGTATCAATTCCATTAAAAGAAGTATTTTATCTCCCGTAA
- a CDS encoding bifunctional aldolase/short-chain dehydrogenase produces MSLTQTFKHVSYLWDEATAASMAGDEVALLIYRSNLLGADLRLTNYGGGNTSCKAFAKDPLTGESTEVMWVKGSGGDLGTLKRSGLAALYVDRLRSLKNVYRGVEHEDEMVELFNHCIYDLSSKAPSIDTPLHGFLPFKHIDHLHPDAAIAIAAAKDGKKITQELFSGTIGWVEWQRPGFDLGLKLKQCLDENPGIRGIMLGSHGLFTWGDTAYESYMNTLEVIERCAEYLEANIGKKAPVFGGAKIQSLPKEARLAQAAALAPVLRGYCSSQTKMVGHFTDDDRVLEFINAKDLDRLAPLGTSCPDHFLRTKISPLVLNLEAGEDLGNVAAIKEKIAPLFDAYRNMYTDYYNACKHPNSPAVRDANPVVILYPGVGMFTFAKDKQTARVAAEFYINAINVMKGAEAISSYTSLPRQEAFNIEYWLLEEAKLQRMPKPKALSGRIALVTGSAGGIGKAIAKKFAEEGAVVVINDNDAQRLESAKADFDKAFGKDVYAAAVLDVTSAQTIKKAFDVAALSFGGVDIVVNCAGLSISKPIEEHTEQDWDILYDVLVKGQFLVTQGGVEVMRKQGTGGDVLNIVSKNALVSGPNNAGYGSAKAAQLHLSRLNAAELGKDHIRVNTVNPDAVISDSKIWAGAWAEGRAKAYGVKVEELPAFYAKRTLLNEIILPEDIANACFVFVGGMLNKATGNVLNIDGGVAMAFVR; encoded by the coding sequence ATGTCTCTTACACAAACTTTCAAACATGTGAGCTATCTGTGGGATGAAGCCACTGCGGCTTCAATGGCAGGCGACGAGGTCGCGTTGCTGATCTATCGCTCTAACCTGCTGGGTGCCGATCTTCGTCTCACGAATTATGGTGGTGGTAACACTTCCTGCAAAGCCTTTGCTAAAGATCCGCTTACCGGTGAAAGCACGGAAGTAATGTGGGTAAAAGGCTCCGGCGGCGACCTGGGTACGCTGAAACGCAGCGGACTGGCAGCGCTGTACGTTGACCGCCTGCGTAGCTTGAAAAATGTATACCGCGGTGTAGAGCATGAGGATGAAATGGTGGAACTATTTAACCATTGCATTTACGACCTCAGCTCAAAGGCACCGTCTATCGACACGCCCCTGCACGGATTTCTTCCCTTCAAACATATCGACCACCTGCACCCGGATGCAGCCATTGCCATTGCCGCCGCAAAAGACGGTAAAAAGATCACCCAGGAGCTGTTCAGCGGCACCATCGGTTGGGTGGAATGGCAGCGCCCCGGCTTCGACCTGGGACTGAAGCTGAAGCAGTGCCTGGACGAAAATCCTGGTATCCGTGGTATCATGCTCGGCTCTCACGGCCTGTTCACCTGGGGTGATACGGCTTATGAAAGTTACATGAACACGCTCGAAGTAATCGAACGTTGTGCCGAATACCTCGAAGCTAACATCGGTAAAAAAGCCCCTGTATTTGGTGGCGCTAAAATACAGTCGCTCCCTAAAGAAGCAAGGCTCGCACAGGCTGCGGCGCTGGCACCGGTGCTGCGTGGCTACTGTTCTTCCCAAACGAAGATGGTGGGTCACTTTACAGACGACGATCGTGTACTGGAGTTCATCAACGCTAAGGATCTCGACCGCCTGGCACCACTGGGTACCAGCTGTCCCGACCACTTCCTGCGTACGAAAATCAGTCCGTTGGTACTGAACCTGGAAGCGGGTGAAGACCTGGGCAACGTGGCTGCGATAAAAGAAAAGATCGCGCCGCTGTTCGATGCATATCGCAACATGTACACCGATTACTACAACGCTTGCAAACACCCGAACAGTCCGGCTGTGCGTGATGCAAACCCGGTGGTGATCCTGTACCCGGGTGTGGGTATGTTTACGTTCGCGAAAGACAAACAAACGGCGCGTGTAGCGGCGGAGTTCTATATCAACGCCATCAACGTAATGAAGGGTGCGGAAGCTATTTCTTCTTACACCTCGCTGCCTCGCCAGGAAGCTTTTAATATCGAGTACTGGCTGCTCGAAGAAGCCAAGCTGCAACGTATGCCGAAGCCTAAGGCTTTGTCGGGACGTATTGCTTTGGTGACGGGTAGCGCAGGTGGCATCGGTAAAGCAATCGCTAAGAAGTTTGCAGAAGAAGGCGCCGTGGTAGTGATCAACGATAACGACGCACAACGCCTCGAATCTGCCAAAGCAGATTTTGATAAAGCATTCGGGAAAGACGTGTATGCCGCAGCAGTGCTGGACGTAACATCTGCCCAAACAATTAAAAAAGCATTCGACGTAGCTGCTCTCTCTTTTGGTGGCGTAGATATCGTCGTGAACTGCGCGGGTCTGTCCATTTCTAAACCTATCGAAGAACATACCGAGCAGGATTGGGACATCCTGTATGATGTGCTGGTAAAAGGCCAGTTCCTCGTAACCCAAGGTGGTGTGGAAGTAATGCGTAAGCAGGGCACCGGTGGCGACGTACTCAACATTGTGAGCAAGAACGCACTGGTATCCGGTCCGAACAACGCCGGTTACGGTTCTGCGAAGGCTGCACAGCTGCACCTCAGCCGCCTGAACGCCGCGGAACTAGGCAAAGATCACATTCGTGTGAACACGGTGAACCCGGATGCCGTTATCTCTGACAGTAAGATCTGGGCAGGTGCCTGGGCCGAAGGTCGCGCGAAGGCTTATGGTGTGAAGGTGGAAGAGCTGCCTGCATTCTACGCCAAACGTACTTTGCTCAATGAGATCATCCTGCCGGAAGACATTGCCAACGCATGTTTCGTATTCGTAGGCGGTATGCTCAACAAGGCAACCGGTAACGTACTGAACATCGACGGCGGTGTAGCGATGGCTTTCGTTAGATAA
- the rhaT gene encoding L-rhamnose/proton symporter RhaT translates to MQAILGILFHFIGGFASGSFYIPYKKVKGWSWESYWIIGGMFSWLIVPPLAAYLTIPNFADIIRATDFSVLKWTYIMGVLWGIGGLTYGLGVRYLGVSLGSSIILGLCSVFGALIPSIYYDIVATEGKDTITHLVSNAWGQCVLLGLLVCVIGIIICGKAGAMKDKDLAKGTAVSQEFKIGLGLTVAIISGVLSACFSFGIEAGSPMGIVANDMWKAQHPGEGEFLYRNNVIYVVLLWGGLTTNLIWCMILNARNKTFGDYTNTKTPLAKNYLFSALAGTTWFLQFFFYGMGESRLGNGASSWILHMAFIILIANAWGLALNEWKGVSKKTKTTIIVGILVILASVLIVGYGNYLKPTAISH, encoded by the coding sequence ATGCAAGCCATTTTAGGTATTTTATTTCACTTCATAGGCGGGTTCGCCTCCGGTAGTTTCTATATTCCCTATAAAAAAGTAAAAGGCTGGAGCTGGGAAAGTTATTGGATCATTGGTGGCATGTTTTCCTGGCTGATCGTACCGCCACTGGCTGCCTACTTAACAATCCCAAACTTTGCCGACATCATCCGCGCTACCGACTTTTCCGTACTGAAATGGACTTACATCATGGGGGTGCTTTGGGGAATTGGTGGTTTAACGTATGGGTTGGGGGTACGCTACTTAGGTGTTTCGCTCGGCAGTTCCATCATCCTGGGATTGTGTTCGGTATTCGGGGCGCTTATTCCTTCGATTTATTATGATATCGTGGCCACGGAAGGGAAGGATACGATCACGCACCTGGTGAGCAATGCCTGGGGCCAGTGTGTACTGCTCGGACTACTGGTATGTGTAATCGGCATCATCATCTGCGGTAAAGCAGGTGCCATGAAGGATAAGGACCTGGCAAAGGGAACGGCAGTAAGCCAGGAGTTTAAGATCGGCCTGGGTTTAACTGTGGCGATCATCTCCGGTGTGCTGAGTGCCTGTTTCAGCTTCGGCATCGAGGCGGGTTCGCCGATGGGTATTGTAGCGAACGATATGTGGAAGGCGCAGCACCCGGGTGAAGGTGAATTCCTCTACCGCAACAACGTGATTTATGTCGTGCTGCTATGGGGTGGGCTTACAACCAACCTTATATGGTGTATGATCCTGAATGCACGTAATAAAACCTTCGGTGATTATACGAATACGAAGACGCCGCTGGCAAAGAACTACCTGTTCTCCGCGCTGGCCGGCACTACCTGGTTCCTGCAATTCTTTTTCTATGGCATGGGCGAAAGCCGGCTGGGTAACGGTGCCAGCTCCTGGATATTACACATGGCCTTTATCATTCTTATCGCCAACGCATGGGGCCTGGCGCTCAACGAATGGAAAGGCGTGAGTAAGAAAACTAAAACCACCATCATCGTTGGTATTCTCGTAATACTCGCCTCCGTACTCATCGTAGGCTACGGTAACTACCTGAAACCAACTGCAATTAGTCATTAA
- a CDS encoding GntR family transcriptional regulator, with product MMKQHPIFKYLSIDDFSATPKYYQLANAIIKAIADKKVQQDDVLPSINEVSYVFEISRDTAEKAYKYLKGLGILGSVPGKGYYVQNVSHGQQYKILLLFNKLSEHKKIIYDSFASTLGEHAGIDFYIYNSDLALFKKLLSQKLSDYTHVVILPHFRERWDNVDEIINSVPKEKLILLDKRLKGVTGEYGGVYENFQEDIYAALEQAKDKLQKYQTIKIIFPENTYYPEEIRLGFSQFCQNYAFNFKIVSEVEDELISRGDVYINLRENDLVVLIEKVIDLNLSIGKDVGIISYNETPLKKLILNGLTTISTDFRLMGELAAKMVLEGTKAQIEVPFYLTMRPSL from the coding sequence ATGATGAAGCAACATCCCATATTTAAATATTTATCGATCGACGACTTCTCGGCCACGCCCAAGTACTACCAGCTGGCCAACGCCATTATCAAGGCCATAGCCGACAAAAAGGTGCAGCAGGACGATGTATTACCTTCCATCAACGAAGTGAGTTACGTTTTCGAGATTTCGCGCGATACGGCCGAAAAGGCCTATAAATACCTGAAGGGGCTGGGCATTCTCGGTTCCGTACCGGGCAAGGGATATTATGTGCAGAACGTCAGCCACGGCCAGCAGTATAAGATACTATTGCTGTTCAACAAACTCAGCGAACACAAAAAGATCATTTACGATTCCTTTGCCAGTACACTCGGCGAGCATGCGGGTATCGATTTCTATATTTACAACAGTGACCTGGCCCTTTTTAAGAAACTATTATCGCAGAAGCTGTCTGATTACACCCACGTGGTCATCCTCCCCCACTTCCGCGAGCGTTGGGATAATGTGGACGAGATCATCAACAGCGTACCCAAGGAAAAACTCATCCTGCTCGACAAACGACTGAAAGGCGTGACCGGCGAGTACGGTGGTGTGTACGAAAACTTCCAGGAGGATATTTACGCCGCACTGGAACAAGCGAAGGATAAGTTACAGAAATACCAGACCATCAAGATTATCTTCCCGGAGAACACCTATTACCCGGAGGAGATCCGCCTGGGCTTTTCCCAGTTCTGCCAGAACTACGCGTTCAACTTTAAGATTGTGAGTGAAGTGGAGGACGAACTCATTTCCCGGGGTGATGTATACATTAACCTGAGAGAAAATGACCTGGTGGTACTGATAGAGAAAGTAATCGACCTTAATTTATCGATCGGGAAAGATGTGGGCATTATATCTTACAACGAAACCCCGCTTAAAAAGCTGATCCTGAACGGGCTTACCACGATATCTACTGACTTCAGACTGATGGGCGAGCTGGCGGCGAAGATGGTATTGGAAGGAACTAAGGCGCAGATAGAGGTGCCGTTTTATTTGACGATGCGGCCGTCGTTGTAA
- a CDS encoding glycoside hydrolase family 2 protein — MNKAFTLSLVAIAMHCGVAFAQQPAWKIVPGKISTTFSEQVDPAAPLPEYPRPHFVRNNWKNLNGLWDYAITARSNAAPASYEGKILVPYAVESALSGVGRTVGKDSLLWYRTTVTVPAAMKGKRVLLHFGAVDWQTEVFVNGKSAGTHEGGFDPFNFDITALLKKSGAQEVTVKVWDPTDEGTQPRGKQVRKPNGIWYTPVTGIWQTVWLEAVPQTYLSASKQTPNIDAQTLTVSSFVTGAKAGDKVRVSAFNGNEKVAEQEVDANGTAVLKIANPKLWSPSTPFLYDLKFALVRNGKVADEAQSYFAMRKSSLGKDDKGIQRMLLNNQFVFQYGPLDQGWWPDGLYTAPTDAALKYDVEKTKEMGFNMIRKHIKVEPARWYYHCDKLGILVWQDMPSGDLGNGWEPRPAIIGRGTEQKRDAASEGYYRKEWEIIMNTLHNFPSIVSWVPFNEAWGQFKTVEITEWTMKKDPSRLVNSASGGNFFNTGHIIDLHNYPEPAMPDPAIYGATRAIVLGEFGGLGLPVDGHVWQQKDNWGYQSFKTPEDLLKRYSAFMTRMESLIKDGLSAAVYTQTTDVEVETNGLMTYDRKVMKNPEAKLFQLHSKLYNPSLVVIK, encoded by the coding sequence ATGAACAAAGCTTTCACGTTATCGCTGGTAGCGATCGCCATGCATTGCGGTGTTGCTTTTGCACAGCAGCCCGCCTGGAAGATCGTACCCGGTAAAATTTCGACTACTTTTAGTGAGCAGGTAGATCCCGCTGCCCCTTTGCCGGAGTATCCACGGCCACATTTCGTTCGCAACAACTGGAAAAATCTGAATGGTTTATGGGATTACGCTATCACCGCCCGCAGTAACGCTGCACCGGCCAGCTACGAAGGCAAGATCCTCGTGCCATATGCTGTGGAATCTGCCTTATCGGGTGTAGGCCGTACCGTGGGTAAAGACAGCCTGTTGTGGTACCGTACTACTGTTACCGTGCCGGCAGCCATGAAAGGCAAACGCGTGCTGTTACATTTTGGCGCCGTAGACTGGCAAACAGAAGTATTTGTGAACGGTAAATCGGCCGGTACCCACGAGGGCGGCTTCGATCCGTTTAATTTCGACATCACCGCCTTATTGAAAAAAAGCGGTGCCCAGGAAGTGACCGTTAAAGTGTGGGACCCCACCGACGAAGGTACGCAGCCACGTGGTAAACAGGTACGGAAGCCCAACGGGATCTGGTATACACCGGTGACGGGCATCTGGCAAACGGTATGGCTCGAGGCCGTACCGCAAACCTACCTGAGCGCGAGCAAACAAACGCCCAACATCGACGCACAAACACTGACCGTTAGTTCGTTCGTTACAGGTGCAAAAGCCGGCGACAAAGTGCGGGTGAGCGCTTTTAACGGCAACGAAAAAGTGGCTGAACAGGAAGTGGATGCTAATGGCACCGCCGTACTGAAGATCGCTAACCCGAAACTCTGGTCGCCTTCCACACCTTTCCTGTACGACCTGAAATTTGCGCTCGTACGTAACGGCAAAGTGGCCGACGAAGCACAGAGCTACTTTGCGATGCGTAAATCTTCATTGGGAAAGGATGATAAAGGCATTCAGCGTATGTTGCTGAACAACCAGTTCGTATTCCAATATGGTCCGCTCGACCAGGGATGGTGGCCCGACGGTTTATATACCGCACCTACAGACGCCGCACTGAAATACGACGTGGAAAAGACCAAAGAAATGGGCTTTAACATGATCCGCAAACACATTAAAGTCGAACCGGCCCGCTGGTACTATCATTGCGATAAACTCGGCATTCTCGTTTGGCAGGATATGCCGAGCGGCGACCTCGGTAACGGCTGGGAACCACGCCCTGCGATTATCGGCCGTGGCACCGAACAAAAGCGCGATGCCGCTTCGGAAGGTTACTACCGGAAAGAGTGGGAAATCATCATGAATACCCTGCACAACTTCCCGTCTATCGTAAGCTGGGTACCGTTTAACGAGGCCTGGGGACAGTTCAAAACTGTAGAAATAACAGAATGGACCATGAAGAAAGACCCATCGCGCCTGGTGAACAGCGCGAGCGGCGGCAACTTCTTCAACACCGGTCACATCATCGACCTGCACAACTATCCCGAACCCGCCATGCCCGATCCGGCCATCTATGGCGCTACGCGCGCTATCGTGCTCGGTGAATTTGGTGGTTTAGGTTTGCCTGTAGACGGCCACGTTTGGCAGCAGAAAGACAACTGGGGCTACCAGAGCTTTAAAACACCTGAAGACCTGCTGAAACGTTACTCAGCGTTCATGACCCGCATGGAGTCGCTGATTAAAGATGGTTTGTCCGCCGCCGTATACACGCAAACCACCGACGTGGAAGTGGAGACGAACGGCCTGATGACCTACGATCGTAAAGTAATGAAGAACCCGGAGGCGAAGTTATTCCAGCTGCATAGTAAGCTGTATAATCCTTCGCTGGTGGTGATTAAGTAA
- a CDS encoding DoxX family protein — protein sequence MNTALWIVQAILGISFILAGVRKLIEQKIKLAAQVPWTGRFPAAVVKGIGILEILAGLGFILPHLTGVQPHLTPLSALAVAGAMVFAAIHHLRYKEGKEAIVNVVVLILAGFVALGRNEENYLGLL from the coding sequence ATGAACACTGCATTATGGATCGTACAAGCAATTTTAGGTATTTCCTTTATCCTGGCGGGCGTACGCAAACTCATCGAACAAAAGATTAAACTGGCCGCGCAAGTTCCCTGGACAGGCAGGTTTCCCGCCGCCGTGGTAAAAGGTATCGGCATTCTCGAAATATTGGCCGGACTCGGTTTTATTCTCCCCCACTTAACGGGCGTACAACCGCACCTCACGCCACTGTCGGCGCTGGCGGTGGCCGGGGCTATGGTATTTGCGGCCATTCATCATTTACGTTACAAAGAAGGTAAAGAGGCGATAGTGAACGTAGTGGTGTTAATACTGGCGGGCTTCGTAGCCCTGGGGCGTAACGAGGAAAACTATTTAGGTCTGCTTTAA
- a CDS encoding 3-keto-disaccharide hydrolase, whose amino-acid sequence MMKAFSYLLLGGSLLTGSVAMAQPKPIHLFNGKDLNDWNVKITGHNLDDNFANTFRVENGALKVSYDGYTKFDEQYGHIFHKQKFSAYLLVMEYRFTGEQVAAGPGWAWRNSGAMIHSQPANTMGKDQDFPISIEVQLLGGNGKEERTTANVCTPGTNIVLRGERDRSHCINSKSKTYAGDQWVRCEVLVLGDSLIQHIVEGDTVLSYVKPQIGDGNVSNYDPAQKQDGKALTEGYIALQSESHPVEYRKVDVYDLSSYMGNEKKLAKQLKKLKKKKK is encoded by the coding sequence ATGATGAAGGCATTTTCTTACCTGCTGCTCGGCGGCAGTTTATTAACAGGCAGCGTTGCCATGGCACAGCCGAAACCTATACACCTTTTTAACGGCAAAGACCTGAACGACTGGAACGTGAAGATTACCGGCCACAACCTGGACGACAACTTTGCCAATACGTTTCGCGTAGAAAACGGGGCGCTGAAAGTGTCGTATGACGGGTATACGAAGTTCGACGAGCAATACGGCCACATCTTCCACAAACAGAAGTTTTCCGCTTACCTGCTGGTAATGGAGTACCGCTTCACCGGGGAGCAGGTGGCTGCCGGCCCGGGTTGGGCCTGGCGCAACAGCGGCGCGATGATTCACTCGCAGCCTGCCAACACCATGGGCAAAGACCAGGATTTCCCGATTTCCATAGAGGTGCAGTTGTTGGGCGGTAACGGCAAAGAAGAACGTACCACTGCTAACGTTTGTACACCCGGCACGAACATCGTACTGAGGGGCGAACGCGATCGCTCGCATTGCATCAATTCCAAATCCAAAACATACGCCGGTGACCAGTGGGTACGCTGCGAAGTGTTGGTACTCGGCGATTCCCTGATACAACATATCGTAGAAGGTGACACCGTGCTCAGTTACGTGAAACCACAGATCGGCGACGGCAACGTAAGCAATTACGATCCCGCGCAGAAGCAGGATGGCAAAGCACTTACAGAAGGTTACATCGCCTTGCAGAGCGAGAGTCACCCGGTGGAATACCGTAAAGTGGATGTGTATGATTTATCGTCTTACATGGGGAATGAGAAGAAGCTGGCAAAACAGCTGAAGAAGTTAAAGAAAAAGAAGAAGTAG
- a CDS encoding metallophosphoesterase, with protein MKQQKARIFAIGDVHGALIALQQLIARIAPLPQDRLIFLGDYVDGWSQSAAVIDYLMELDQQYDCVFMKGNHDAWCEEWLNGHTPDSIWVYQGGHVTLDSYANVSEERKSVHRGFFNRMRNFYEDEDGRLFVHAGFTSLRGPHAERAASNFCWDRTLWELALATSPRLRKTSILYPKRLLLYKEIFIGHTPTINYGSEMPMKGCNVWNVDTGAAFKGKISALEVQTKKVIQSDYVYELYPGEKGRNP; from the coding sequence ATGAAGCAACAAAAAGCCAGGATTTTTGCGATTGGAGATGTTCACGGAGCGCTGATCGCGCTGCAACAACTGATAGCCAGGATAGCACCGTTACCACAGGACCGGTTGATTTTTCTTGGTGATTATGTAGACGGATGGTCACAATCCGCCGCCGTAATCGATTACCTGATGGAGCTGGACCAGCAATACGACTGTGTTTTCATGAAAGGCAACCACGACGCCTGGTGCGAAGAATGGCTGAACGGCCATACGCCGGACAGCATTTGGGTATACCAGGGTGGCCATGTAACGTTAGACAGCTACGCCAACGTATCAGAAGAGCGGAAGTCTGTACACCGTGGCTTTTTTAACCGCATGCGTAATTTTTATGAGGATGAAGACGGCCGCCTGTTCGTTCATGCCGGTTTCACTTCCCTGCGTGGCCCGCACGCAGAGCGCGCCGCCTCCAACTTCTGCTGGGACCGCACCCTGTGGGAACTGGCGCTGGCGACGAGCCCGCGGTTACGTAAAACCTCCATCCTGTATCCGAAAAGACTGCTGCTTTACAAGGAAATATTTATCGGACATACGCCCACGATCAACTACGGCTCTGAAATGCCCATGAAAGGCTGCAATGTGTGGAATGTAGACACTGGCGCAGCGTTTAAAGGCAAAATATCGGCCTTGGAAGTGCAAACTAAAAAAGTAATACAAAGCGATTACGTATACGAGTTGTACCCGGGCGAAAAGGGGCGTAATCCGTAA